A region of Pseudomonas sp. Marseille-Q3773 DNA encodes the following proteins:
- the truB gene encoding tRNA pseudouridine(55) synthase TruB: MAQVKRIRRNVSGIILLDKPLGFTSNAALQKVRWLLNAEKAGHTGSLDPLATGVLPLCFGEATKFSQYLLDSDKGYETVMQMGQTTNTGDAEGEVLQTREVTVGRADIEALLPRFRGQISQIPPMYSALKRDGQPLYKLARAGEVVEREARSVTIGRLELLECGGTRARLSVGCSKGTYIRTLVEDIGEALGCGAYVAELRRTQAGPFVLAQTVTLEELEQAHAEGGNEALDRFLMPSDSGLQDWPLVCLSEHSAFYWLHGQAVRAPDAPQFGMVRVQDHNARFIGIGEVSEDGRIAPRRLIRSE; encoded by the coding sequence GTGGCCCAGGTCAAACGTATCCGCCGCAACGTCAGCGGCATCATCCTGCTCGACAAGCCGCTGGGCTTCACTTCCAACGCTGCGCTGCAAAAGGTGCGCTGGCTGCTCAATGCGGAAAAGGCCGGCCACACCGGCAGCCTCGACCCGTTGGCCACCGGCGTGCTGCCGCTGTGCTTTGGCGAAGCGACCAAGTTTTCGCAGTACCTGCTCGATTCGGACAAGGGCTACGAAACGGTCATGCAGATGGGGCAGACGACCAACACCGGCGATGCCGAAGGTGAAGTGCTGCAGACCCGCGAAGTGACCGTTGGTCGTGCCGACATCGAGGCACTGCTGCCGCGTTTCCGTGGCCAGATCAGCCAGATACCGCCGATGTACTCGGCGCTCAAGCGTGACGGCCAGCCACTGTACAAGCTGGCACGTGCAGGAGAGGTAGTGGAGCGCGAAGCGCGTTCTGTTACTATTGGCCGCTTGGAGTTGCTCGAGTGCGGAGGCACCCGTGCACGGTTGAGCGTAGGATGCAGCAAAGGCACCTATATCCGCACCTTGGTGGAGGATATCGGCGAGGCCCTTGGCTGCGGCGCCTATGTCGCCGAGCTGCGCAGGACCCAGGCCGGGCCCTTCGTGCTGGCACAGACGGTCACCCTCGAGGAACTCGAACAGGCCCACGCCGAAGGTGGTAACGAAGCGCTCGACCGCTTCCTGATGCCTTCGGACAGCGGCCTGCAGGACTGGCCACTGGTGTGCCTGTCCGAGCACAGTGCGTTCTACTGGCTGCATGGCCAGGCGGTACGCGCGCCGGACGCACCCCAATTTGGCATGGTTCGGGTACAGGATCACAATGCGCGCTTCATCGGTATCGGTGAAGTGAGCGAAGACGGGCGCATTGCGCCGCGTCGGCTGATTCGGTCGGAATGA
- the rbfA gene encoding 30S ribosome-binding factor RbfA, which translates to MAKEYSRTQRIGDQMQRELSELIRREVKDPRVGLVTITAVDVSRDLGHAKVFITVMGADGTDAVPQTLKALTSAASFLRLHLGRVMQLRSVPQLHFHFDESVSRGAHLSALIERAVAEDRQHKDADKPDTEE; encoded by the coding sequence ATGGCAAAAGAATATAGCCGTACCCAACGCATCGGCGACCAGATGCAGCGCGAGCTGTCGGAGCTGATCCGCCGTGAAGTCAAAGACCCGCGCGTCGGCCTGGTGACCATCACGGCCGTCGACGTCAGCCGCGACCTTGGCCACGCCAAGGTGTTCATCACCGTGATGGGCGCTGACGGCACCGACGCCGTACCGCAGACCCTCAAGGCCCTGACCAGCGCCGCGAGCTTCCTGCGCCTGCACCTGGGCCGGGTAATGCAACTGCGCAGCGTGCCGCAACTGCATTTCCACTTCGACGAAAGCGTCAGCCGTGGTGCCCACCTGTCGGCACTGATCGAGCGCGCGGTCGCCGAAGACCGTCAGCACAAGGATGCCGACAAGCCGGACACCGAGGAGTAA
- the infB gene encoding translation initiation factor IF-2, with protein MTQVTVKELAQEVEAPVERLLQQMREAGLPHTDAGQVVTDNEKQTLLTHLKSSHKSKAEEPRKITLQRKTTSTLRVAGSKSISVEVRKKKVFVQRSPEEIQAEQKRELEERRAAENAAREKVEAEVRQRNEEQARRQAAETAASAPAPAAKPEPAPAAAPAPVVADAPASEDAAARAAERKKDEARRNEGRTRDEDRRGGERRGEAPRVSIKVKVKEKEKAPTPRAAPRTTDEESDGVRRGRGGKSKLKKRNQHGFQNPTGPVIRDVTIGETITVSELAQQMSVKAAEVVKFMFKLGTPVTINQVLDQETAQLVAEELGHKVTLVSDTALEDSLAESLKFEGEVESRAPVVTVMGHVDHGKTSLLDYIRRAKVAAGEAGGITQHIGAYHVETDRGMVTFLDTPGHAAFTAMRARGAKATDIVILVVAADDGVMPQTREAVQHAKAAGVPLVVAVNKIDKPGADIDRIRNELAVEGVTSEDWGGDTPFVKVSAKMGTGVDELLEAVLLQAEILELTATPTAPGRGVVVESRLDKGRGPVATILVQDGTLRQGDMVLCGSNYGRVRAMLDENGKPVKEAGPSIPVEILGLDGTPEAGDELSVVADEKKAREVALFRQGKYREVKLARAHAGKLENIFETMGQEEKKTLNIVLKTDVRGSLEALQGSLSGLGNDEVQVRVIGGGVGGITESDANLALASNAVLFGFNVRADAGARKIVEQEGLDMRYYNVIYDIIEDVKKALTGMLGSDVRENILGVAEVRDVFRSPKFGAIAGCMVIEGTVYRNRPIRVLREDVVIFEGELESLRRFKDDASEVRSGMECGIGVKSYNDVKVGDKIEVFEKVQVARTL; from the coding sequence ATGACGCAAGTCACGGTGAAAGAACTGGCCCAAGAGGTCGAGGCACCGGTAGAGCGCCTGCTGCAGCAGATGCGTGAGGCAGGTCTGCCGCACACCGACGCCGGTCAGGTAGTGACCGACAATGAGAAGCAGACCCTGCTGACTCATTTGAAGAGCAGCCACAAGAGCAAGGCGGAAGAGCCGCGCAAGATTACCTTGCAGCGCAAAACCACCAGCACCCTGCGTGTCGCCGGTAGCAAGAGCATCAGCGTAGAAGTACGCAAGAAGAAAGTATTCGTGCAGCGCAGCCCGGAAGAAATCCAGGCTGAGCAAAAGCGTGAGTTGGAAGAGCGTCGCGCGGCCGAAAACGCCGCTCGCGAGAAGGTCGAGGCCGAAGTTCGCCAGCGCAACGAAGAGCAGGCTCGCCGTCAGGCTGCCGAAACCGCTGCTTCCGCACCTGCGCCTGCTGCCAAGCCAGAGCCGGCACCTGCCGCTGCCCCGGCCCCGGTAGTTGCCGACGCCCCGGCCTCCGAAGACGCCGCAGCCCGTGCTGCCGAGCGCAAGAAGGACGAAGCCCGTCGTAACGAAGGTCGCACCCGTGACGAAGACCGTCGCGGTGGCGAGCGTCGTGGCGAGGCCCCGCGCGTGTCGATCAAGGTCAAGGTCAAGGAGAAGGAAAAGGCTCCGACGCCTCGTGCCGCGCCGCGCACCACCGATGAAGAGAGCGATGGCGTACGCCGTGGCCGCGGTGGCAAGAGCAAGCTGAAGAAACGCAACCAGCACGGCTTCCAGAACCCGACCGGTCCGGTCATTCGTGACGTGACCATCGGCGAGACCATCACCGTCTCGGAACTGGCCCAGCAGATGTCGGTCAAGGCCGCTGAAGTGGTCAAGTTCATGTTCAAGCTGGGTACCCCGGTCACCATCAACCAGGTGCTCGACCAGGAAACCGCGCAGCTGGTCGCCGAAGAACTGGGCCACAAGGTGACCCTGGTCAGCGATACCGCCCTGGAAGACTCCCTGGCCGAATCGCTGAAATTCGAAGGCGAAGTCGAATCGCGTGCCCCGGTCGTTACCGTCATGGGTCACGTTGACCACGGCAAGACCTCGCTGCTCGATTACATCCGTCGTGCCAAGGTTGCCGCAGGCGAAGCCGGTGGTATTACCCAGCACATCGGTGCCTACCACGTGGAAACCGACCGCGGCATGGTCACCTTCCTCGATACCCCGGGCCACGCTGCGTTCACCGCAATGCGTGCCCGTGGTGCCAAGGCCACCGACATCGTCATCCTGGTGGTGGCAGCGGACGACGGCGTGATGCCGCAGACTCGCGAAGCCGTTCAGCATGCCAAGGCAGCCGGCGTTCCGCTGGTGGTCGCGGTGAACAAGATCGACAAGCCGGGTGCCGACATCGACCGCATCCGCAACGAGCTGGCCGTCGAAGGCGTGACCTCCGAGGACTGGGGTGGTGACACTCCGTTCGTCAAGGTTTCGGCGAAGATGGGTACCGGCGTCGACGAGCTGCTCGAAGCCGTCCTGCTGCAGGCCGAGATCCTCGAGCTGACCGCAACCCCGACCGCTCCAGGTCGTGGCGTGGTCGTCGAATCGCGCCTGGACAAGGGCCGTGGCCCGGTGGCCACCATCCTGGTTCAGGACGGTACCCTGCGTCAGGGCGACATGGTCCTGTGCGGCTCCAACTATGGCCGCGTGCGCGCCATGCTCGACGAGAACGGCAAGCCTGTGAAGGAAGCCGGCCCGTCGATCCCGGTCGAGATTCTCGGCCTGGACGGTACCCCGGAAGCCGGTGACGAGCTGTCCGTGGTGGCCGACGAGAAGAAGGCCCGTGAAGTGGCCCTGTTCCGTCAGGGCAAGTACCGCGAGGTCAAGCTGGCCCGTGCTCACGCCGGCAAGCTGGAAAACATCTTCGAGACCATGGGTCAGGAAGAGAAGAAGACCCTCAACATCGTCCTCAAGACCGACGTGCGTGGTTCCCTGGAAGCACTGCAGGGCTCGCTGTCTGGCCTGGGCAACGACGAAGTTCAGGTACGCGTGATCGGTGGCGGCGTCGGTGGTATCACCGAAAGCGATGCCAACCTGGCGCTGGCTTCGAATGCAGTACTGTTCGGCTTCAACGTGCGTGCCGATGCCGGCGCGCGCAAGATCGTCGAGCAGGAAGGTCTGGATATGCGTTACTACAACGTGATCTACGACATCATCGAAGACGTCAAGAAGGCCCTGACCGGCATGCTCGGCAGCGATGTTCGCGAGAACATCCTGGGTGTCGCCGAAGTGCGTGATGTGTTCCGTTCGCCGAAGTTCGGCGCCATCGCTGGCTGTATGGTCATCGAGGGTACCGTGTACCGCAACCGTCCGATTCGCGTCCTGCGCGAAGACGTTGTGATCTTCGAAGGCGAGCTGGAATCGCTGCGTCGCTTCAAGGACGACGCCTCCGAAGTCCGTTCGGGCATGGAGTGCGGTATTGGCGTGAAGAGCTACAACGACGTCAAGGTCGGCGACAAGATCGAAGTCTTCGAGAAAGTCCAGGTGGCTCGTACCCTGTAA
- the nusA gene encoding transcription termination factor NusA, producing MSKEVLLVVESVSNEKGVPPGVIFEALEVALATATKKRFEDEVDLRVEINRHTGSYETFRRWTVVDEADLDDPAIETWLDKIKDTHPEAKVGDVIEEKIESIEFGRIAAQTAKQVIVQKVREAERAQVVDAYRERVGEIISGTVKKVTRDNVIVDLGNNAEALLAREDIIPRETFRVGVRLRALLKEIRTENRGPQLILSRTAPQMLIELFRIEVPEIAEGLIEVMAASRDPGSRAKIAVRSKDKRIDPQGACIGMRGSRVQAVSGELGGERVDIVLWDDNPAQFVINAMSPAEVAAIIVDEDAHAMDIAVAEDNLAQAIGRGGQNVRLASQLTGWTLNVMTEKDIQAKQQAETGDILRNFIDELEVDEELAQVLVDEGFTSLEEIAYVPLEEMLNIDGFDEEIVNELRARAKDRLLTKAIATEEKLADAHPAEDLLSLEGMDKDLAAELAVRGVVNREDLAEQSIDDLLDIDGIDEERAGKLIMAARAHWFE from the coding sequence ATGAGCAAAGAAGTACTGCTGGTTGTTGAATCGGTATCCAACGAAAAAGGTGTACCGCCCGGCGTCATTTTCGAAGCGCTGGAAGTGGCCCTGGCCACTGCAACCAAAAAACGTTTTGAAGACGAAGTCGACCTGCGTGTGGAAATCAACCGCCACACCGGTAGCTACGAGACCTTCCGTCGCTGGACCGTGGTCGACGAAGCCGATCTTGATGATCCGGCGATCGAGACCTGGCTGGACAAGATCAAGGACACCCACCCTGAAGCCAAGGTCGGTGACGTGATCGAAGAGAAGATCGAGTCGATCGAGTTCGGCCGTATCGCCGCCCAGACCGCCAAGCAGGTCATCGTGCAGAAGGTCCGTGAGGCCGAGCGTGCCCAGGTGGTCGATGCCTACCGCGAACGCGTTGGCGAGATCATTTCCGGTACCGTCAAGAAGGTTACCCGCGACAACGTCATTGTTGACCTGGGCAACAACGCCGAGGCCCTGCTGGCCCGCGAAGACATCATTCCGCGCGAAACCTTCCGTGTTGGCGTGCGCCTGCGTGCGCTGCTGAAGGAAATTCGCACTGAAAACCGTGGCCCACAGCTGATCCTGTCGCGTACCGCGCCACAGATGCTGATCGAGCTTTTCCGCATTGAAGTGCCGGAAATTGCCGAGGGCCTCATCGAAGTCATGGCTGCTTCCCGTGATCCGGGTTCGCGAGCCAAGATCGCCGTCCGCTCCAAGGACAAGCGCATCGACCCGCAAGGTGCCTGTATCGGCATGCGTGGTTCGCGCGTCCAGGCCGTATCCGGGGAGCTGGGGGGTGAGCGTGTGGATATCGTCCTGTGGGACGATAACCCGGCGCAGTTCGTCATCAACGCCATGTCGCCGGCCGAAGTCGCGGCGATCATCGTTGATGAAGATGCCCATGCCATGGACATCGCCGTCGCCGAGGACAACCTGGCCCAGGCCATTGGCCGTGGTGGTCAGAACGTTCGCCTGGCCAGCCAGCTGACCGGCTGGACCCTGAACGTGATGACCGAGAAGGATATCCAGGCCAAGCAGCAGGCCGAAACCGGTGACATCCTGCGCAATTTCATCGATGAACTGGAAGTCGACGAGGAGCTGGCCCAAGTGCTGGTCGACGAAGGCTTCACCAGCCTCGAAGAAATTGCCTACGTACCGTTGGAAGAAATGCTCAACATCGATGGCTTTGACGAAGAAATCGTCAATGAGCTCCGCGCTCGAGCCAAGGACCGTTTGTTGACCAAGGCCATCGCTACCGAAGAAAAACTGGCAGATGCCCACCCAGCCGAAGACCTGCTCTCCCTCGAGGGCATGGACAAGGACCTGGCGGCGGAACTGGCGGTGCGCGGCGTGGTTAACCGCGAAGACCTGGCCGAGCAGTCGATTGACGATCTGCTCGACATCGACGGCATCGACGAAGAGCGTGCCGGCAAGTTGATCATGGCCGCCCGAGCCCACTGGTTCGAGTAA
- the rimP gene encoding ribosome maturation factor RimP has protein sequence MSSKLEQLQALLAPVVEGLGYQCWGIEYVSQGKHSVLRIYIDKEGGILVDDCEAVSRQASAILDVEDPISSEYTLEVSSPGMDRPLFTLEQFASHAGEQVKIKLRSPFEGRRNFQGLLRGVEEQDVVVQVDNQEFLLPIDSIDKANIIPSFD, from the coding sequence GTGTCGAGCAAGCTAGAACAGTTGCAGGCCTTGTTGGCCCCGGTTGTCGAGGGTCTGGGCTATCAATGCTGGGGGATCGAATACGTTTCCCAGGGTAAGCATTCGGTACTGCGCATCTACATCGACAAGGAAGGCGGCATCCTGGTGGACGACTGTGAAGCGGTCAGCCGTCAGGCCAGCGCAATCCTCGACGTAGAAGATCCGATCAGCAGTGAGTACACCCTCGAGGTGTCTTCTCCAGGCATGGATCGCCCACTGTTCACTCTGGAACAGTTTGCCTCGCATGCCGGCGAACAAGTGAAGATCAAGCTGCGCTCACCCTTTGAGGGTCGTCGTAACTTCCAGGGCCTTCTCCGCGGTGTGGAGGAGCAGGACGTGGTGGTCCAGGTGGACAATCAAGAATTCCTGTTGCCGATCGATTCGATCGACAAGGCCAATATTATTCCCAGTTTTGACTGA
- the secG gene encoding preprotein translocase subunit SecG, giving the protein MLETVIVVFHLLAALSLVVLVLLQQGKGAEAGASFGAGASNTVFGSQGSATFLSKLTAVLAATFFLTALGLGYFAKQQAHQLSQAGLPDPAVLEVKEPQKPAVNDDVPVLQQQKSETTTNTGDVPPPAQEQK; this is encoded by the coding sequence ATGCTGGAAACAGTCATCGTTGTTTTTCATCTGTTGGCAGCGCTGTCGCTTGTAGTGCTGGTTCTGTTGCAACAGGGTAAGGGTGCGGAAGCAGGCGCATCTTTCGGCGCGGGTGCTTCAAATACCGTGTTCGGGAGCCAGGGTTCTGCAACCTTCCTGAGTAAATTAACCGCTGTACTCGCTGCCACTTTCTTTTTGACAGCACTTGGGTTAGGATACTTCGCGAAGCAACAAGCTCACCAGCTTAGCCAAGCAGGTCTTCCAGATCCAGCAGTGCTAGAAGTGAAAGAGCCGCAGAAACCGGCAGTTAATGATGATGTACCGGTGCTCCAGCAGCAGAAGAGCGAAACCACCACTAACACTGGTGATGTACCTCCTCCGGCACAAGAGCAGAAATAA
- the tpiA gene encoding triose-phosphate isomerase, with product MRRPMVAGNWKMHGTRASVAELTEGLRNLALPSGVEVAVFPPALFINQVIDGLADKGIIVGAQNSAIQPEQGALTGEVAPEQLVEAGCKLVLIGHSERRQLIGETDEVLNRKFAAAQAKGLKPVLCIGETLEEREAGKTLEVVGRQLSSIIEAFGVKAFANAVIAYEPVWAIGTGLTATPQQAQDVHAAIRGQLAAEDAEVAAKVQLLYGGSVKAANAAELFGMPDIDGGLIGGASLNADEFGAICRAAGN from the coding sequence ATGCGTCGCCCCATGGTAGCTGGTAACTGGAAGATGCACGGTACCCGCGCTAGCGTCGCTGAGCTGACCGAAGGCTTGAGAAATCTGGCCTTGCCGAGCGGAGTGGAAGTCGCGGTGTTCCCACCGGCCTTGTTCATCAATCAAGTGATCGATGGTCTGGCAGATAAGGGAATCATCGTCGGCGCACAGAATTCTGCAATACAGCCCGAACAGGGTGCGCTGACCGGGGAAGTTGCTCCGGAGCAGCTGGTTGAAGCAGGTTGCAAGTTGGTTCTGATTGGTCATTCGGAGCGTCGCCAGCTTATTGGTGAAACTGACGAAGTGCTCAATCGCAAGTTTGCAGCCGCTCAGGCCAAAGGTTTGAAGCCAGTGCTTTGTATCGGGGAAACCCTTGAAGAGCGCGAGGCCGGCAAAACGCTCGAAGTTGTCGGGCGTCAACTAAGCAGTATCATCGAAGCCTTCGGTGTTAAAGCTTTTGCCAATGCAGTAATTGCCTATGAGCCTGTATGGGCCATCGGCACGGGCCTTACGGCCACGCCACAGCAGGCCCAGGATGTGCATGCCGCCATCCGCGGCCAGCTGGCGGCAGAAGATGCTGAAGTAGCTGCGAAGGTGCAGCTGCTCTACGGCGGCAGCGTGAAGGCGGCCAATGCGGCCGAACTGTTCGGCATGCCGGATATCGATGGGGGGCTCATTGGTGGAGCTTCCCTGAACGCAGACGAATTCGGTGCAATTTGTCGCGCCGCAGGAAACTGA
- the glmM gene encoding phosphoglucosamine mutase, with protein MSRKYFGTDGIRGRVGEYPITPDFMLKLGWAAGMAFRKQGHCRVLVGKDTRISGYMFESALEAGLSAAGADVMLLGPMPTPAIAYLTRTFHAEAGIVISASHNPHDDNGIKFFSGQGTKLPDEVELMIEELLDQPMTVVESSKLGKVSRINDAAGRYIEFCKSSVPSSTSFDGLKLVVDCAHGATYKVAPSVFRELGAEVTVLHAQPDGLNINENCGSTHIESLQAAVLVGHADLGIAFDGDGDRVLMVDHTGAIVDGDELLFIIARDLQDRGKLQGGVVGTLMSNLGLELALKDLEIPFVRAKVGDRYVMAELLEREWLVGGENSGHVVCCNHTTTGDAIIAALQVLMALKRRGETLAQARQALRKCPQVLINVRYGASKVDPLQHPSVKEASAKVTEALAGRGRVLLRKSGTEPLVRVMVEGEDESQVRAHAEALAKLVGEVCV; from the coding sequence ATGAGCAGAAAATACTTTGGTACCGACGGCATTCGTGGCCGCGTCGGCGAATACCCGATTACGCCCGACTTCATGCTGAAGCTCGGCTGGGCAGCCGGCATGGCGTTCCGCAAGCAGGGCCACTGCCGGGTGCTGGTGGGCAAGGACACGCGGATCTCCGGCTACATGTTCGAGTCCGCACTCGAAGCTGGCCTGTCTGCGGCGGGTGCCGACGTGATGCTGCTCGGGCCGATGCCGACGCCGGCCATTGCCTACCTGACGCGTACCTTCCACGCCGAAGCGGGTATCGTCATCAGTGCCTCGCACAACCCACACGATGACAACGGCATCAAGTTCTTCTCGGGCCAGGGGACCAAGCTGCCTGACGAAGTCGAGCTGATGATCGAAGAGCTGCTCGACCAGCCGATGACCGTGGTCGAGTCGAGCAAACTGGGCAAGGTGTCGCGCATCAACGATGCTGCAGGCCGCTACATCGAGTTCTGCAAGAGCAGCGTGCCCAGCAGCACCAGCTTCGATGGACTCAAGCTGGTGGTCGATTGCGCCCATGGTGCCACCTACAAGGTTGCGCCAAGCGTGTTCCGCGAGCTGGGTGCCGAGGTGACCGTGCTGCATGCGCAGCCGGACGGGCTGAACATCAATGAAAACTGCGGTTCGACCCATATCGAATCGCTGCAGGCCGCTGTGCTGGTAGGGCATGCCGACCTGGGTATCGCTTTTGACGGTGACGGCGACCGGGTGCTGATGGTCGACCACACTGGTGCGATCGTCGACGGTGACGAGCTGCTGTTCATCATTGCCCGCGACTTGCAGGACCGTGGCAAGCTGCAGGGTGGTGTGGTGGGTACGCTGATGAGCAACCTGGGCCTGGAGCTTGCGCTGAAGGACCTGGAAATTCCGTTCGTGCGGGCCAAGGTCGGTGACCGTTACGTCATGGCCGAGCTGCTGGAGCGTGAGTGGCTGGTCGGGGGTGAAAACTCGGGTCACGTCGTTTGCTGCAACCACACGACTACTGGCGATGCAATCATTGCCGCGCTGCAGGTATTGATGGCGCTCAAGCGTCGTGGCGAAACTTTGGCCCAGGCCCGTCAGGCCCTGCGCAAGTGCCCACAGGTGCTGATCAACGTGCGTTATGGTGCCAGCAAGGTCGACCCCCTGCAGCACCCGTCGGTCAAGGAAGCCAGTGCCAAGGTGACCGAAGCGTTGGCTGGCCGTGGTCGCGTGCTGCTGCGCAAATCCGGTACCGAGCCTCTGGTGCGGGTCATGGTCGAGGGTGAAGACGAAAGCCAGGTGCGTGCCCATGCCGAAGCGTTGGCCAAACTGGTCGGCGAAGTTTGTGTCTGA
- the folP gene encoding dihydropteroate synthase: MSSVQYPTRLPCGNRVLDLSRTHVMGILNVTPDSFSDGGRFSQRDEALRHAEAMVAAGATLVDIGGESTRPGARAVSVTEELERVAPMVEAINSRLDVVISVDTSTPAVMREAARLGAGLINDVRALERDGALDAAADTGLPVCLMHMRGEPGNMQDDPQYEDVTADVTRYLEQRMVACAAAGIDASRIILDPGFGFAKTLAHNLSLFKHMEALYRLGRPLLVGVSRKSMIGLTLERPVGERLYGSLALAALAMTKGASILRVHDVAETVDVVRMIAAVQNAE; this comes from the coding sequence ATGAGCTCAGTGCAGTACCCGACCCGGTTGCCTTGCGGCAACCGGGTTCTTGATTTGTCGCGTACCCATGTCATGGGTATCCTAAACGTCACCCCTGATTCCTTCTCTGATGGCGGGCGCTTCAGTCAGCGCGACGAAGCGTTGCGTCATGCCGAAGCAATGGTGGCGGCCGGCGCCACGCTGGTCGACATCGGCGGTGAGTCCACGCGGCCAGGCGCGCGCGCGGTGTCGGTGACCGAGGAGCTGGAACGAGTGGCCCCCATGGTCGAGGCCATCAACAGCCGCCTTGACGTTGTTATCTCGGTCGATACCTCCACACCGGCGGTCATGCGTGAAGCCGCGCGTCTCGGTGCCGGGCTGATCAATGACGTGCGGGCGCTGGAGCGCGATGGCGCGCTGGATGCTGCTGCGGACACCGGGCTGCCGGTGTGTCTCATGCACATGCGCGGCGAGCCGGGGAACATGCAGGACGACCCGCAGTACGAAGATGTGACCGCCGACGTCACGCGGTACCTTGAACAGCGGATGGTCGCCTGCGCTGCGGCGGGCATCGATGCAAGCAGAATCATCCTTGACCCGGGCTTTGGTTTCGCCAAGACGCTGGCGCACAACCTCAGCCTGTTCAAGCATATGGAAGCGCTCTATCGCCTGGGGCGCCCGCTACTTGTGGGTGTGTCACGAAAGAGCATGATCGGCCTGACGCTGGAACGTCCGGTCGGCGAGCGGTTGTACGGCAGCCTGGCGCTGGCGGCGTTGGCCATGACCAAGGGGGCGAGCATCCTGCGTGTCCATGACGTGGCCGAAACCGTTGATGTGGTGCGCATGATCGCTGCGGTGCAAAACGCCGAATAA